One window of Methanospirillum lacunae genomic DNA carries:
- the pfkA gene encoding 6-phosphofructokinase codes for MQRIAVVTSGGDAPGMNACIRAVYRAGVYAGVEIYGIRRGYTGMIDGDIYKIQRHDVGNIIHQGGTILGTSRSEEFKTPEGRQKAADQLFEKGIDGLILIGGDGSFKGGNYLSEETGIPIIAIPGTIDNDIAGTDFSIGFDTAVNIALESIDRIRDTAISHGRLFFVEVMGHTSSFIALEAGIAGGAAYLVLHNGHQEVEALCSHLESLFTKGKHHAIVVVAEGDHPGCSFSIAKQVSSRIKMESRVCVLGHTQRGGSPTSRDRVLAAKLGVSAVNALLNGQGGVMVGEIKREIVFQPFSDVIGKQQKTDPRMDALSRILTGF; via the coding sequence ATGCAGCGGATTGCCGTTGTTACATCAGGAGGCGACGCTCCCGGGATGAATGCCTGTATCAGGGCAGTATACCGGGCAGGTGTTTATGCAGGTGTGGAAATATACGGAATCCGACGTGGATACACCGGCATGATCGACGGTGATATCTACAAGATTCAGCGTCATGACGTGGGAAATATCATTCACCAGGGAGGAACAATTCTCGGAACCTCCAGAAGCGAAGAGTTTAAGACACCTGAAGGTAGGCAGAAAGCTGCAGATCAACTATTTGAGAAAGGGATCGACGGTCTGATACTGATCGGTGGTGATGGATCATTCAAAGGAGGTAATTATCTCTCTGAGGAGACAGGGATCCCGATCATCGCAATTCCCGGAACCATCGATAACGATATTGCAGGAACTGACTTTTCTATCGGTTTTGACACTGCTGTTAATATTGCGCTTGAATCAATCGACAGGATTCGTGACACCGCAATCTCCCACGGTCGTCTCTTCTTTGTCGAGGTGATGGGACACACAAGCAGTTTCATTGCTCTTGAGGCAGGTATTGCAGGGGGAGCTGCATATCTGGTTCTTCATAACGGTCATCAGGAGGTTGAGGCACTCTGCTCACATCTCGAATCACTCTTCACAAAAGGAAAACACCATGCCATCGTTGTGGTTGCAGAAGGAGACCACCCCGGATGTAGTTTCAGTATCGCTAAGCAGGTGTCATCTAGGATTAAGATGGAATCGAGGGTCTGTGTTCTCGGTCACACTCAACGAGGTGGGAGCCCAACATCTCGTGATAGGGTGCTTGCTGCAAAGCTCGGTGTATCTGCAGTAAATGCCCTTCTGAATGGTCAGGGAGGCGTGATGGTGGGTGAGATAAAGAGAGAAATTGTGTTCCAGCCGTTCAGCGATGTAATCGGAAAACAACAAAAAACAGATCCACGAATGGATGCTCTCTCCCGGATTCTCACGGGGTTCTAA
- a CDS encoding LytS/YhcK type 5TM receptor domain-containing protein produces MTTKFHSLTQFSLPILTDLIFFLGPCIMLAVSISGRGFPEAVNAGTLTGFSFLWLAILVLIYKYVLVEGLARYTLAKGEHIFDGMHGFPGPENWEVFFMVLIYVLEMIGYGGLALFSAQFLQELIPISCSREILATITLFIILPLLIKKNFTLFEKLVFFFAAVMIGGVIYTFLGITIPFEAMAAGLIPSASRGQVTEIIPIMGAVGSGLNLLIFSIWLREKIGLRHGASFYAEQIRNVRITQGIAFLITGLMTLAFFTMGYYTKGGEDLFAGAVAGLNTLPHGAVIFFFTGYVILFGVLITGADGRARAVASILCSTGVSGWNEKLTYQIIITGFIGLMLFIVWSGNPKTLISYTSAFGAFMFAFTGIMLLYLDAHLPRYARGSRLWFVIMTAGTFAYLLMALFREEVFYDVGLPLVQNLLGLLILLYLVIRSGVITPVLDHKPGRGDLLLFICIFSILGIYGTRSSILIDTLPISFGTLIPIIAAFLGGPVAGIIVGAVSGIGGYGSPGFETLPWYAEIIPPLVAGCLAGVISRYRDAFASRRTLILGLITVFTGLIQVILLWAVKPAVVGDAIEELHQITIPTLGTLLIGLVIVFYLIEEEKKTRRTKTHSEPGSLPLPAGIRQSLSQFLGSTPILKQVVVILIIGFALISVFLTGRMSETGVPLLNRIAVLGAIIFLLTRSRTFQDILISATTMTERVWLTVIFGLFSAYGYMEFKSRWGIAIQFPDLGPAIAGILGGPIIGAAAGVLGGGYALVTGGPDMAASALITILSGVVAGLFALLWRRNLTYQRVIFIGFLIGSLRFLLLYTTGEVYDGKVLATFLLNVLLPIFGLILFQFIIREETVSFLTINRTGNAAEDRIQEKKLAILSSETMERLSNLFTIISGRLLSLEFIMSQIGEEEIARKVRTLISTDLIDDLLEDFSQFSNLHKEGTRDDLELALKAGQITKKLDRMIKKEGLDRIIHPSLIRRADRLYQDYLSLLEGEEPVPREDHVELSGFIRSILDNLTRQQVTDEEFLEASDDPEQYIRLLVTRLAHIPIFETVSISFDQGENIPKVCIARDRFEDFIISLLEHLGVAGAESIRLSCLKQETDILLTLDCRGSGPGWPPAQESLVSFFEECRISGGKISQTHNESNLLIHISLTPWQG; encoded by the coding sequence ATGACCACAAAATTCCACTCACTCACCCAATTCTCCCTTCCCATTCTTACTGACCTCATCTTCTTCCTCGGCCCCTGTATCATGCTTGCCGTTTCTATCAGCGGCAGAGGATTTCCTGAGGCAGTAAATGCTGGCACCCTTACAGGTTTTTCATTTCTCTGGCTTGCTATCCTGGTTCTTATCTATAAGTATGTCCTTGTCGAGGGACTGGCCAGGTACACACTTGCCAAGGGTGAACACATCTTTGATGGTATGCATGGCTTTCCCGGTCCTGAAAACTGGGAAGTCTTCTTCATGGTCCTTATCTACGTGCTCGAGATGATCGGATACGGCGGTCTTGCCCTCTTCTCGGCACAGTTTCTTCAGGAACTCATACCGATTAGTTGTTCTAGAGAGATACTCGCCACAATAACCCTGTTTATTATCCTGCCACTCTTAATCAAAAAGAACTTCACACTTTTTGAAAAACTGGTCTTCTTCTTTGCAGCAGTGATGATCGGCGGGGTCATCTATACATTCCTCGGAATCACCATCCCATTCGAGGCCATGGCTGCCGGGCTCATCCCATCAGCTTCCCGTGGGCAGGTAACCGAGATCATCCCGATTATGGGTGCGGTTGGTTCGGGTCTGAACCTTCTCATCTTCTCAATATGGCTCAGGGAAAAGATCGGTCTTCGCCACGGTGCTTCATTTTATGCAGAACAGATACGAAATGTCAGGATTACCCAGGGAATTGCATTTCTCATCACTGGACTAATGACCCTTGCGTTCTTCACAATGGGGTATTACACAAAAGGAGGAGAAGATCTCTTTGCTGGTGCGGTTGCCGGACTCAACACACTTCCGCACGGGGCAGTGATATTCTTCTTTACCGGGTATGTCATCCTCTTTGGTGTGCTCATAACCGGGGCAGACGGACGGGCACGTGCAGTCGCTTCAATCCTCTGTTCAACAGGTGTTTCGGGATGGAATGAAAAACTAACCTATCAGATTATCATCACCGGGTTCATTGGACTTATGCTCTTCATCGTCTGGTCAGGTAATCCCAAAACTCTTATCAGTTACACTTCTGCGTTTGGTGCATTCATGTTTGCATTCACCGGGATCATGTTGCTTTACCTCGATGCCCATCTTCCCCGGTATGCACGTGGATCACGCCTCTGGTTTGTTATCATGACGGCAGGCACTTTTGCCTACCTGCTCATGGCCCTCTTTAGAGAAGAGGTTTTTTATGATGTCGGCCTTCCACTTGTGCAAAACCTGCTCGGACTTCTCATACTCCTCTACCTTGTCATCAGGTCAGGAGTAATTACCCCGGTACTTGACCATAAACCCGGGAGGGGAGATCTCCTGCTTTTCATATGCATATTCTCTATCCTTGGGATATACGGAACCAGGTCAAGTATCTTGATTGACACTCTCCCGATCAGTTTTGGCACCCTTATCCCCATCATTGCAGCTTTCCTTGGCGGTCCAGTCGCAGGAATAATTGTAGGAGCAGTTTCAGGAATCGGAGGGTATGGTTCCCCTGGTTTTGAAACACTTCCCTGGTACGCTGAAATTATCCCTCCACTCGTTGCCGGATGTCTTGCTGGTGTAATATCCAGGTACAGGGATGCATTTGCATCTCGCAGGACACTTATTCTTGGATTAATCACTGTATTTACAGGACTTATTCAGGTTATTCTACTCTGGGCTGTTAAACCGGCTGTAGTCGGAGATGCTATAGAAGAACTCCACCAGATAACTATCCCGACACTAGGAACATTGCTGATTGGTCTTGTAATCGTGTTTTACCTGATCGAAGAAGAGAAGAAGACCAGGAGAACAAAAACGCATTCAGAGCCTGGTTCACTTCCTCTCCCGGCTGGCATCAGGCAATCTTTGTCTCAGTTCTTGGGATCAACACCAATCCTGAAACAGGTGGTAGTAATCCTGATCATCGGGTTTGCCCTGATCAGTGTGTTCTTAACTGGCCGGATGAGTGAGACAGGCGTTCCTCTCCTGAACAGGATTGCAGTTCTTGGTGCCATCATTTTTCTTCTCACAAGGTCTCGAACATTTCAGGATATCCTCATCAGTGCGACTACCATGACCGAACGGGTCTGGTTGACTGTCATCTTCGGTCTCTTCTCTGCATATGGGTACATGGAATTCAAATCCCGGTGGGGAATCGCAATCCAGTTCCCAGATCTTGGTCCTGCTATCGCAGGTATCCTGGGCGGTCCCATCATCGGAGCAGCTGCAGGAGTCCTGGGTGGTGGATATGCACTCGTTACAGGTGGGCCAGATATGGCTGCCAGTGCTCTGATCACCATCCTTTCAGGTGTGGTCGCTGGTCTTTTTGCTCTTTTATGGCGTCGGAATCTTACATACCAGCGGGTTATCTTTATCGGATTTCTTATCGGTTCACTTAGGTTTCTTCTCCTCTATACAACCGGTGAGGTATATGATGGAAAAGTTCTGGCAACATTTCTTCTCAATGTTCTGCTTCCAATCTTCGGACTGATACTCTTTCAGTTTATCATCAGGGAAGAGACAGTATCATTCCTCACAATTAATCGAACAGGAAATGCTGCAGAGGATCGTATTCAGGAAAAGAAACTCGCCATCCTTTCGAGTGAGACGATGGAACGCTTGAGTAACCTGTTCACCATTATATCGGGCAGACTCCTCTCACTTGAGTTTATCATGAGCCAGATCGGTGAAGAAGAGATTGCCCGAAAGGTTCGAACTCTTATCAGCACCGATCTCATAGATGATCTCCTCGAAGACTTTAGCCAGTTCTCAAATCTTCACAAGGAAGGGACCCGTGATGATCTTGAACTTGCACTCAAGGCAGGGCAGATAACAAAAAAATTAGACCGGATGATCAAAAAGGAAGGACTGGACCGTATTATCCATCCATCACTGATAAGACGTGCTGACCGGCTGTACCAGGATTATCTCTCTCTGCTTGAAGGAGAGGAACCGGTCCCAAGAGAAGACCATGTTGAACTATCAGGTTTTATCAGGTCCATTCTTGACAATCTGACGCGTCAACAGGTCACTGACGAAGAGTTTCTTGAAGCCAGCGATGATCCAGAACAGTACATCAGACTTCTCGTAACCCGTCTTGCCCATATTCCCATATTTGAAACTGTTTCAATCTCGTTTGATCAAGGTGAAAACATACCAAAAGTTTGCATAGCCAGGGATCGATTCGAGGACTTTATCATATCTCTTCTTGAACACCTTGGAGTAGCAGGAGCAGAGAGTATCAGACTATCATGTCTAAAGCAAGAGACAGATATCCTGCTCACACTTGACTGCCGGGGATCAGGGCCGGGATGGCCACCAGCCCAGGAAAGTCTGGTATCCTTCTTTGAAGAGTGCCGAATCAGTGGAGGAAAAATCAGCCAGACCCATAACGAGAGTAATCTTCTGATCCACATCAGTCTGACACCCTGGCAGGGCTGA
- a CDS encoding DUF6790 family protein: protein MSVSEFIPIIFIVITIIGALAQILREWPRSDNARRAEIFLNWAFLLIIGIGGIWAFIGHTLFADLVAESIGWPVGNPFQQEVALANLAIGVLGILALLIPGTFRIAPLIAYAIFMMGAGIGHIWQIISNQNLSENNAGLVLWLDLCMPMILIGLYLLSEWLQKHKTQPSLRR from the coding sequence ATGTCTGTGTCAGAGTTCATTCCTATCATTTTTATCGTCATCACCATAATCGGTGCTCTCGCTCAGATATTAAGGGAATGGCCACGATCTGATAATGCCCGGAGAGCAGAAATTTTTTTGAACTGGGCTTTTTTGTTAATTATTGGTATCGGAGGAATCTGGGCATTTATCGGTCATACCCTCTTTGCAGACCTCGTGGCAGAGAGTATCGGATGGCCAGTCGGAAACCCATTCCAGCAGGAGGTTGCCCTTGCCAACCTGGCTATAGGAGTACTTGGAATCCTCGCTCTTTTAATCCCGGGAACATTCAGGATAGCACCCCTGATAGCATATGCCATATTCATGATGGGAGCAGGGATAGGCCATATCTGGCAGATCATATCAAATCAGAACCTCTCGGAAAACAACGCAGGCCTGGTACTCTGGCTTGACCTTTGCATGCCGATGATTCTCATTGGTCTTTATCTGCTCTCCGAATGGTTGCAAAAACACAAGACACAGCCCTCTTTGCGCAGATGA
- a CDS encoding pirin family protein: protein MLIRTAQHILHAQETIEGAGVRLHRAFGYHQIPMFDPFLMLDDFRGDNPDDYIRGFPWHPHRGIETVTYMLEGKVEHGDSMGNSGTIGAGAVQWMTAGSGIIHQEMPKPVNGKMGGFQLWVNLPRSEKLIHPRYQEIVAEDIPAISPERGVSIKVIAGSYGGIKGPVKDIVADPDYLDISLEEGRTFLHQVPRGYTVFCYMFAGTGTCGQGGQVLKNRDLVLFGDGDHVQFKAVNGPCRLLLLSGKPIKEPIAWGGPIVMNTQEELQQAFREYEEGTFIKT from the coding sequence ATGCTGATCCGTACTGCTCAACATATTTTGCATGCTCAAGAGACGATAGAAGGGGCAGGAGTCAGACTTCACCGGGCCTTTGGATATCACCAGATTCCCATGTTTGATCCCTTCCTGATGCTCGATGATTTCAGAGGTGATAACCCTGATGACTATATCAGAGGGTTTCCCTGGCATCCTCACCGGGGGATTGAAACCGTCACGTACATGCTTGAAGGAAAAGTTGAACACGGTGACAGTATGGGCAATTCCGGAACAATAGGAGCAGGTGCAGTCCAATGGATGACAGCTGGGTCTGGTATTATTCATCAGGAGATGCCAAAACCCGTAAACGGGAAGATGGGAGGATTTCAACTCTGGGTAAACCTCCCCAGGTCAGAGAAACTCATACATCCCAGGTACCAGGAGATAGTAGCAGAGGATATTCCGGCAATATCACCTGAACGGGGAGTTTCTATAAAGGTAATAGCAGGATCATATGGTGGAATAAAGGGACCAGTAAAGGATATTGTTGCAGATCCCGATTATCTTGATATCTCACTCGAAGAAGGGAGAACATTCCTGCACCAGGTTCCCCGTGGTTACACTGTTTTCTGTTACATGTTTGCGGGAACAGGAACCTGTGGACAAGGTGGACAGGTACTTAAAAACAGGGATCTGGTCCTGTTTGGCGATGGTGATCACGTACAGTTCAAGGCAGTAAACGGACCATGCCGCCTGCTCCTTCTCTCTGGAAAACCTATAAAAGAACCAATTGCATGGGGAGGTCCGATTGTGATGAACACACAGGAGGAACTACAGCAGGCATTCAGAGAGTACGAAGAAGGTACATTTATAAAAACATAA
- a CDS encoding C39 family peptidase — protein MIICQVINGKYMLKTRALLFLILLGAGVATVQAYSLNISDLMGGAAAYKGLGDHPDSEWYTPFSINESSDENLTLIKVPSVQQSTEITCGSAAALDNLLYYGSTGDEMSMAEEMGTVPVYGANVVQMAKLFTDRGWTVHSSTTDGDGDLAMLQNNLKVGVPTLVAWADWGGHWMVVTGYDTMGTDTVVDDVIIFADPYDVTDHNQDGYYRFPAARFYSLWFVPHWYPDKDAVRPWLTATPSSPISQNRG, from the coding sequence ATGATTATCTGCCAGGTGATCAATGGTAAATACATGCTAAAAACCCGGGCTCTTCTCTTTCTCATTTTATTAGGTGCTGGTGTGGCAACAGTTCAGGCGTATTCTCTGAATATCAGTGATCTTATGGGTGGGGCAGCTGCATACAAAGGACTTGGCGATCATCCTGATTCAGAATGGTATACTCCGTTTTCAATCAATGAATCATCTGATGAGAATCTTACGTTAATTAAGGTACCTTCAGTGCAGCAATCTACCGAGATTACATGTGGCTCAGCAGCTGCTTTAGATAATCTCCTCTATTACGGCAGTACCGGTGATGAGATGAGCATGGCTGAAGAGATGGGGACTGTCCCAGTGTACGGGGCCAATGTTGTCCAGATGGCAAAATTATTTACTGACCGGGGATGGACAGTCCATTCCAGTACAACTGATGGTGATGGTGATCTTGCCATGCTTCAGAATAATCTCAAAGTGGGTGTGCCAACACTTGTAGCCTGGGCTGACTGGGGAGGACACTGGATGGTGGTCACTGGGTATGACACTATGGGGACTGATACAGTTGTTGATGATGTGATCATCTTTGCAGATCCGTATGATGTTACTGACCACAATCAGGATGGATATTATCGATTCCCTGCAGCTCGGTTTTATTCACTCTGGTTTGTTCCTCACTGGTATCCTGACAAAGATGCAGTGAGGCCCTGGCTTACTGCAACTCCTTCTTCCCCTATTTCCCAAAATCGTGGGTAA
- a CDS encoding PocR ligand-binding domain-containing protein — protein MDYQLSDLINIDELQGLMDLLYSISRFATGVIDNNSVILTGNGWVDLCTKFHRVHPTTLKRCLESDIKILGHMEEANPSYMYKCNNGLVDVATPIIIDGKHLANIFIGQFFLEPPDMEFFREQAREFGFQEEDYLKAVQDVPILTADQVNQNLAFLRKVTEMLGEMGLTQKKIQDAERLLKEAHDSLEQKVIERTAELAVAKERAEAANRAKSEFLANMSHELRTPMNAILGFSQLMQRDSSLTPEQREYIQIINRSGTHLLALIDEVLEISKIEARRVTLEETSFDLHELVRDMENMFRVRTNSKGLYLQVIGLDTIPRYVHSDESKIRQVLINLLGNAVKFTEHGGVLLRLEVNKKEDTAAMLNIAIEDTGIGISEDEHELLFRYFEQTTSGKMSKSGTGLGLAISREYIRLMGGDISVVSHPDKGSIFSFSLPVRIAQAPAPDDQEKPGIVLRLKSDALSPKVLIVEDNEENRTFLETLLKQTGFTVRTAINGRQAICETEKWRPDFIWMDIRMPEMDGLEATRQIRLLPEGKNLVIVALTASVFEEDRKKILEAGFDDFVSKPFLEEEIFEIMSTHLGVEYDLFPESSDQIPGVGAQLNAENLLEIPPSLRSALSNAVIKLDRVEIAMVARQIKDKFPDVGRIITGLADHLDFDRLIQWLDEAEKLERENESV, from the coding sequence ATGGACTATCAACTCAGTGATCTGATCAACATTGACGAACTTCAGGGCTTGATGGATCTTCTCTACTCAATCAGCAGATTTGCAACAGGCGTCATAGACAACAACTCGGTTATTCTCACAGGAAATGGCTGGGTGGATCTCTGCACCAAGTTTCACCGTGTTCATCCAACGACCCTGAAACGATGCCTGGAGAGTGACATAAAGATTCTCGGGCACATGGAAGAGGCAAATCCTTCCTATATGTACAAATGTAACAACGGGCTCGTGGACGTTGCAACCCCAATTATCATTGATGGTAAACACCTAGCCAATATCTTTATCGGACAGTTTTTCTTAGAGCCCCCTGATATGGAGTTTTTCCGGGAACAGGCGCGGGAATTCGGTTTTCAAGAGGAAGATTACCTGAAGGCAGTTCAGGATGTTCCAATTCTGACAGCTGATCAGGTGAATCAGAATCTTGCATTTCTTCGAAAAGTAACAGAGATGCTCGGAGAGATGGGGCTGACTCAAAAGAAAATCCAGGATGCTGAACGTCTTTTAAAGGAAGCCCACGACTCACTTGAACAGAAAGTAATTGAGAGAACCGCTGAACTGGCAGTGGCAAAGGAGAGGGCAGAGGCTGCAAACAGGGCGAAGAGTGAGTTTCTTGCCAATATGAGTCATGAGCTCAGAACTCCGATGAACGCAATTCTAGGGTTTTCCCAGCTCATGCAACGGGATTCTTCACTCACCCCAGAACAGCGGGAGTACATTCAGATCATCAATCGGAGTGGAACCCATCTGCTTGCATTGATCGATGAGGTGCTTGAAATATCAAAGATAGAGGCACGGCGTGTTACTCTGGAAGAAACCTCGTTTGATCTTCATGAACTTGTCAGGGACATGGAGAACATGTTCAGGGTCAGAACTAATTCAAAAGGCCTGTATCTTCAGGTTATTGGTTTAGATACCATACCCCGGTACGTCCATTCTGATGAAAGTAAAATCAGGCAGGTTCTGATAAACCTCCTTGGTAATGCAGTGAAATTTACAGAACATGGTGGTGTCCTTCTCAGACTTGAAGTTAATAAAAAAGAAGATACTGCTGCAATGCTCAACATCGCTATTGAGGATACCGGAATAGGAATTTCGGAGGATGAGCATGAACTCCTGTTCAGGTATTTTGAGCAGACCACAAGCGGGAAAATGTCAAAGAGTGGAACTGGTTTGGGCCTGGCCATCAGCAGGGAATATATCAGGCTCATGGGTGGAGATATTTCTGTTGTCAGCCATCCGGATAAAGGAAGTATCTTTTCCTTTTCTTTACCTGTCAGGATTGCTCAAGCTCCTGCTCCCGATGACCAGGAGAAACCTGGCATCGTGCTCAGACTCAAGTCCGATGCTCTGTCTCCAAAAGTTTTGATCGTTGAGGACAATGAAGAAAACCGGACTTTTCTTGAGACACTGCTTAAACAGACTGGTTTTACTGTCCGGACTGCAATAAATGGAAGGCAAGCCATATGTGAAACAGAGAAGTGGCGTCCTGATTTTATCTGGATGGATATCCGAATGCCTGAAATGGATGGACTTGAGGCAACCAGGCAGATCCGGTTGCTTCCTGAGGGCAAAAATCTGGTCATTGTTGCGCTGACTGCCTCCGTCTTTGAAGAAGATCGGAAGAAGATCCTGGAGGCCGGATTTGATGATTTTGTCAGTAAACCCTTTCTTGAAGAGGAAATATTTGAGATAATGTCAACCCATCTCGGGGTTGAATATGATCTCTTCCCTGAGAGTTCTGATCAGATCCCGGGAGTTGGAGCACAGCTCAATGCTGAAAACCTTCTTGAGATTCCTCCTTCATTGCGTTCAGCACTTTCAAATGCAGTAATAAAACTTGATCGTGTCGAGATCGCCATGGTAGCTAGACAGATAAAAGATAAGTTTCCTGATGTTGGCAGGATCATAACGGGTCTTGCTGATCATCTTGATTTTGACCGGCTTATCCAATGGCTTGATGAAGCAGAAAAACTGGAGAGAGAAAATGAATCAGTCTGA
- a CDS encoding response regulator — MNQSEPGDPAQILVVDDSPGSLKLLTDILSKPGYLVRPAPSGRLALRSVDVEIPDLILLDVIMPDLDGYEVCRQLKGNPNTVSIPVIFISSLEEPADRVKGFDAGGVDFITKPFQSEEILARIHTHLSLYRLQKQMQAQNVLLEEQIQERKKNEEELKRYHKNLEEMVRERTDELDQFFSLTLDLLCILTRDGKFIRLNPAWESDLGYPLQDILSHKYLDFVHPDDLEQTLEMGKRAVSGRITSFVNRYRHRDGSYRWLEWSSIPSGNRIFASARDITERKNVENSLHYARKKLNLLNHVAFSDIQNYVFSLTGFLDLHQELVTDSKQAYYLENERKAVDKILRSLNFAKMYQDMGIKPPVWHDVSQTFLYAISHLDFLQYNREIQVNGLEIYTDPLLEMVFYILAENVVKYAHSATTVRLSYEISPEGCILVFEDNGVGIETDLKEKIFEQWYGEQKGMGLFLSREILAITGLSIREIGKPGSGARFEILVPHMMFRQVISNDE; from the coding sequence ATGAATCAGTCTGAACCTGGAGATCCAGCCCAGATCCTGGTTGTTGATGACTCCCCGGGCAGCCTGAAACTCCTGACTGATATCCTGTCAAAACCAGGATATCTTGTTCGGCCGGCTCCAAGTGGCAGACTCGCTCTTCGATCTGTTGATGTTGAGATTCCTGATCTCATCCTTCTTGATGTGATTATGCCTGATCTTGACGGGTATGAGGTCTGCAGACAACTGAAGGGAAACCCAAATACGGTTTCGATTCCGGTTATTTTTATCAGTTCACTTGAAGAGCCTGCTGATAGAGTAAAAGGGTTCGATGCTGGGGGTGTGGATTTTATAACAAAACCGTTTCAGTCTGAAGAAATTCTGGCCCGGATCCACACTCATTTATCCCTTTACCGGCTTCAGAAGCAGATGCAAGCACAAAATGTTCTGCTAGAAGAACAGATTCAGGAGCGAAAGAAGAATGAAGAGGAACTGAAACGGTATCATAAGAATCTTGAAGAGATGGTCAGAGAGCGGACTGATGAACTCGATCAATTCTTTTCCCTGACTCTTGATCTGCTCTGTATTCTTACAAGGGATGGAAAGTTTATCAGGCTAAACCCTGCATGGGAATCTGATCTCGGATACCCACTTCAGGATATCCTCTCTCATAAATATCTTGATTTTGTTCATCCTGATGATCTGGAGCAAACTCTTGAAATGGGAAAAAGAGCTGTTTCAGGAAGGATAACCAGCTTTGTTAACCGTTACAGGCACCGGGATGGATCATACCGATGGCTAGAATGGTCTTCCATCCCTTCCGGCAATCGAATATTTGCTTCAGCACGTGATATCACAGAACGGAAGAATGTTGAAAATTCGCTCCATTATGCACGAAAGAAATTAAACCTGCTGAACCATGTTGCTTTTAGCGATATTCAAAACTATGTCTTTTCCCTGACTGGTTTTCTGGATCTGCATCAAGAACTGGTTACTGATTCAAAGCAGGCATATTATCTGGAGAATGAACGAAAGGCAGTTGATAAGATCCTCCGGTCTCTGAACTTTGCGAAGATGTATCAGGACATGGGCATCAAACCCCCTGTCTGGCATGATGTATCCCAAACATTTCTCTATGCTATCTCTCACCTTGATTTTTTACAATACAATCGTGAGATTCAGGTGAACGGTCTTGAAATTTATACTGATCCTCTCCTAGAGATGGTTTTTTACATCCTCGCTGAGAATGTGGTGAAGTACGCCCATTCTGCAACTACTGTCAGACTGAGTTATGAGATCAGTCCTGAAGGGTGCATCTTGGTATTTGAAGATAACGGGGTAGGAATTGAGACTGATCTGAAAGAGAAGATCTTTGAACAGTGGTATGGTGAACAAAAGGGGATGGGTCTCTTTCTTTCACGTGAGATACTGGCTATCACCGGGCTTTCTATACGGGAGATAGGAAAACCCGGGTCTGGTGCACGGTTTGAGATTTTGGTTCCCCATATGATGTTCAGGCAGGTAATCTCAAATGATGAGTAA